The Synergistaceae bacterium genome includes a window with the following:
- the rfbC gene encoding dTDP-4-dehydrorhamnose 3,5-epimerase → MANFIFNKTAIEGVLIIEPTAYKDKRGYFMETYNYNEFKSAGINNIFVQDNQSKSKKGVLRGLHFQKKYSQAKLVRIISGEVFDVAVDIRKGSQTFGGWVGAMLSAENNKQVFIPKGFAHGFLVISDEAEFFYKCDEFYHPEDECGIIWNDETIGIRWPEVEEIILGKKDMDNLSFKEICGTDLGL, encoded by the coding sequence ATGGCCAACTTCATATTTAACAAGACAGCGATAGAAGGCGTTTTGATAATTGAACCTACGGCCTACAAAGACAAACGCGGCTATTTTATGGAAACATATAACTATAACGAATTCAAATCTGCCGGCATTAATAATATTTTTGTTCAAGACAACCAGTCAAAATCAAAGAAGGGTGTTTTGCGTGGGCTCCATTTTCAGAAAAAATACTCGCAGGCAAAGCTTGTCCGCATAATCAGCGGAGAAGTTTTCGATGTCGCCGTTGACATACGCAAAGGCAGTCAGACATTTGGCGGATGGGTAGGAGCAATGCTGTCAGCGGAAAACAACAAACAGGTTTTTATTCCTAAGGGATTTGCACACGGTTTTCTTGTAATTTCTGACGAAGCTGAATTTTTCTACAAGTGCGATGAATTCTACCATCCTGAGGACGAATGCGGGATCATCTGGAATGACGAGACAATCGGGATCCGGTGGCCGGAAGTGGAAGAAATCATACTTGGGAAAAAAGATATGGATAACCTCAGCTTTAAAGAAATATGCGGTACAGATCTAGGTCTTTGA
- a CDS encoding glycosyltransferase has product MISVAMTTYKSIPRFLYKQLDSLRVQTREPDEVVIVDDYSQDGTKERIETYISENGLTRWKLLSNDKNRGFKKTFKTAIAETRGDLIFLCDHDDIWMPNKIEVMNDVISDNKDILVLCSTYKIIDSEDCEDTIKQETIYNINRINKLFSKNTNLNEVVKIDYRKMIKGNYFQGCTSLMRKEIKEVFLNCFVDTVPHDYQINMHTALRNGLGAINKQLIYYRIHEKNTIGLCICNKKILDINLRVNIFKISLYEKLFLTDFVKQAAVTQSQAEFARKWACFNTARLESLENLNIFLWGKNLLKNSSIMSYDIILSYGLDLFLYNYQ; this is encoded by the coding sequence ATGATATCTGTCGCAATGACGACTTACAAAAGCATCCCGCGTTTTCTATATAAGCAGCTAGACAGCCTCCGCGTACAGACTAGAGAGCCGGACGAGGTCGTTATAGTGGATGATTATTCACAGGACGGGACTAAAGAACGAATAGAGACTTATATATCTGAAAATGGTTTGACTAGATGGAAATTACTATCTAACGATAAAAACCGCGGTTTTAAAAAAACATTCAAAACAGCCATTGCAGAAACTCGAGGCGACCTGATTTTTCTATGTGACCATGATGATATCTGGATGCCGAATAAAATTGAAGTTATGAACGATGTTATATCTGATAATAAAGATATTCTGGTTTTGTGTTCAACATATAAAATAATTGATAGTGAGGACTGTGAAGATACAATCAAGCAAGAAACTATTTACAATATCAATAGAATAAATAAATTATTCAGCAAAAACACCAATTTAAATGAAGTTGTTAAAATAGATTATAGAAAAATGATAAAAGGAAATTATTTCCAGGGTTGTACTTCTTTGATGCGCAAGGAAATAAAAGAGGTTTTTTTAAATTGTTTCGTCGATACAGTCCCCCATGATTATCAAATAAACATGCATACAGCACTAAGGAACGGCCTTGGAGCAATAAATAAACAACTTATATATTACCGCATACACGAAAAAAATACCATTGGGCTTTGTATCTGCAATAAAAAGATTTTGGATATAAATTTAAGGGTAAATATTTTTAAAATATCCTTATATGAAAAACTATTCTTGACTGATTTTGTAAAACAGGCAGCCGTTACTCAATCACAGGCTGAATTTGCAAGAAAATGGGCCTGTTTTAATACCGCAAGACTTGAATCTCTGGAAAACCTTAACATATTCCTTTGGGGTAAAAATTTATTAAAAAATAGCAGCATAATGTCTTATGATATAATTTTAAGCTATGGACTGGACCTTTTTTTGTATAATTATCAGTAA